A window from Drosophila nasuta strain 15112-1781.00 chromosome 3, ASM2355853v1, whole genome shotgun sequence encodes these proteins:
- the LOC132788855 gene encoding polycomb group protein Pc — translation MGNSDDRVYAAEKIIQKRVRKGVVEYRVKWKGWNQRYNTWEPEVNILDRRLIDIYELSNKSSGTPSKRGAALKKKTEKEPDPEPESEEDEYTFTGDDVPDSNQTPTTSSAAVGDDNKKDKEKKHHHHHHHHHHQQQQQQQHNINSNQSIKSERMSNRRSESPLTHHHHHESKRQRMDHSSSSNSSSTHNENNSFVPEADTNSSSSEDQPLMGTKRKAEVLKESGKIGVTIKTSPDGPAAKPQQTPQPTDSTTLPNKTELQSTEAETSESSSAAAAAATTAPAFAEEEDDESSSVASAAAAAATAPPSENNNIPKLSGALALSQKQPLTPLSPRALPPRFWLPAKCNISNRVVITDVTVNLETVTIRECKTERGFFRERDMKGDSSPVA, via the exons ATGGGCAACTCGGACGATCGCGTCTATGCTGCCGAGAAAATCATTCAGAAGCGCGTTAGAAAG GGTGTTGTGGAGTATCGTGTCAAGTGGAAGGGCTGGAATCAACGCTATAACACTTGGGAGCCAGAAGTGAACATCTTGGATCGCCGCCTTATCGACATCTATGAGCTGAGCAATAAATCCTCGGGTACGCCCTCGAAACGTGGTGCAGCGCTCAAAAAGAAGACAGAGAAGGAACCGGATCCAGAACCTGAATCCGAGGAAGATGAATACACCTTCACCGGCGATGATGTACCCGATAGCAATCAGACACCAACGACATCCTCTGCTGCCGTTGGCGATGACAACAAAAAGGATAAGGAAAAGAAGCAccaccaccatcatcatcaccatcatcatcagcagcaacaacaacagcaacataacATCAATTCGAACCAAAGCATCAAGTCCGAACGCATGAGCAATCGGCGTTCCGAATCGCCGCTAAcgcatcatcaccatcatgaATCGAAACGTCAGCGAATGGATCATAGCTCCTCATCAAACAGCAGCTCCACCCACAATGAAAACAACTCTTTCGTGCCGGAGGCAGACACCAATTCCTCCAGTTCGGAGGATCAACCGCTCATGGGCACCAAGCGTAAGGCTGAGGTGCTCAAAGAGTCGGGTAAAATTGGCGTCACCATTAAAACCTCACCAGATGGACCTGCAGCCAAGCCACAACAAACGCCTCAGCCAACGGATTCAACTACGCTGCCCAACAAAACGGAACTGCAGAGCACAGAAGCCGAGACGAGTGAATCATCATcagccgccgcagcagcggcaacaacagcccCAGCATTTGCCGAAGAAGAGGATGATGAGTCGTCATCTGTGGCGtctgcagcagcggctgcggcAACAGCCCCACCATCGGAAAATAATAACATACCAAAATTGAGTGGCGCTCTGGCATTAAGCCAGAAGCAACCATTGACACCGCTATCGCCGCGTGCATTGCCACCGCGTTTCTGGTTGCCCGCCAAGTGTAACATATCGAATCGGGTGGTCATCACGGATGTCACAGTCAATCTGGAGACGGTCACCATACGCGAGTGCAAAACAGAACGAGGATTTTTTCGTGAACGCGACATGAAAGGCGATTCCTCGCCTGTGGCTTAG